TCGCCGGAGGACTCCAGCAGTTCCAGCAGCCAGGACCGAAAGGCCGGCCCGTCCACCTGCCCGGTGTGGCGGGCGTAGGCCGCGACGAGCTCGGTGGCCACCGGCCGCGCCGCGGGCGAGTGCGGTTCGATTCCCGCCTCGGTGGCCTCCTCGACCCGCTGCCGCAGCAGCGTGGCCAGAGACCGGTTCGAATCGGCATCGGGGTGGTGGTCCACCTCCGCGACGGCCCGGACCTGCGCGGTGGCCGCCCGGCGCAGGCCTTCCCGGAATTCGGGATCCTGGACGAGTTCGGCCAGCTCCACCCAGGACTCGGTCTGCTGCTGCGTCGGTTCCTCGGGCAGCTCGGGCACGGCCCCGCGCATCATGGGCAGAAAGTCCGGCCCGAGATCGAGGTCGCCGAAGGTGTCGTCGATGAAGTCGTTGATCAGAGCACGTCGTTCGTCTGCGGACAGCTGCGCCAGTTCGTGCATGAGTCGGATCTCCTCGGGAGTGCTGCTTCCGCGGCCGGCCACTCTCCGCAACACGGCACGATGCAGCCGCAGGGTGCGGATCCGCAGTTCCAGAGCCGCCGCGTGCGCCTCGGTCACTTCGGGAATCGTGACCTCGCTGTCCAGAACCTCCTTGATAGTCGCGAGGCCCACGCCCAGTTCGCGCAGCGTGTGGACCAGACCGAGACGTAGCTGCGCGTCGGGGCCGTAGAGCCGATAGCCGGCGCGGGTCCGGTCGGCCGGTGGAACCAGTCCCGCGTCGGATCAGAATCGGATGGTTTTGACGGTCAGCCCCGTCGTTCGGGCCAATTCGCCGATCGTGAGAAGCGTTTCACCAGCCCCGTCGGTCACTCTGAAGTCTCCTGCCGCTGGAGAGTCAAACCCCCGCGCAGCTCGGACGAACCGAAGCCGAACGGTACCGTTCACCGTCGCGCTGCGTCGGCGATGAACGGGGGCGTGTGGACGAGGGACGGATCGTGAAGTTCGGCGTCTCGACACCCGAACTTCCTTCCGCGGCCGACGGTGTTGTCCGCCCCGACCTGTCGGCCGGGGCGTCTGCACCCGAGCACTCACCACTTCCGCACCGGGAGCGATCAGGAGCGCCTCGTCACTCCGGAGGGAACGGTCTCCTCGGGAAAGTCCTTCGCTCCCTCGTCAACCGCGGGTGCGGACGGAGCGATTCCGGTCGGTTCCGACTGTCCGGCCGAGTCCGCGACGGTGTCGTGCCGTTGTGGGCTGCTTCGGGTCCAGTGGAGCAACAGCAACGCCAGCACTGCCACGGCCGCGGAAGCCGGCCCGAGTGCGTCCCAGCCCCACCGGGAGACGACGGCACCGCCGGTGACGCCGCCGAGCCCCATGCCGAGGTACATCGCCGAGGAGTTGAAGGCGATCACCACACTGGCCAGGGCCGGTTTCAGTGCGATCAGCCGGTGCTGCACCGCGGGCATGA
This genomic stretch from Actinopolyspora halophila DSM 43834 harbors:
- a CDS encoding MerR family transcriptional regulator; this encodes MVPPADRTRAGYRLYGPDAQLRLGLVHTLRELGVGLATIKEVLDSEVTIPEVTEAHAAALELRIRTLRLHRAVLRRVAGRGSSTPEEIRLMHELAQLSADERRALINDFIDDTFGDLDLGPDFLPMMRGAVPELPEEPTQQQTESWVELAELVQDPEFREGLRRAATAQVRAVAEVDHHPDADSNRSLATLLRQRVEEATEAGIEPHSPAARPVATELVAAYARHTGQVDGPAFRSWLLELLESSGDRRYERYWRLLAVINDWPVPEEVAPAAEWLVAALRNG